One Thauera sp. K11 DNA window includes the following coding sequences:
- the fmt gene encoding methionyl-tRNA formyltransferase, whose protein sequence is MNSPLRVAFAGTPEFAARALESILDAGHAVPLVLTQPDRPAGRGMKLTPSAVKQLALARGIDVDQPERLRTDEQRARLAACAPDVLVVAAYGLILPQAVLDLPRLGCLNIHASLLPRWRGAAPIHRAIEAGDAETGITIMQMDAGLDTGPMLLRRAEPILPADTTASLHDRLAALGGECIVEALAALAAGGLAATPQPAEGVTYAAKIGRAEAAADWTRPAADLERMMRAFDPFPGLASSLRGTVVKFWSAGVVDAGGVPGTVLAADDDGIVVACGRGALCCTVLQRPGSRRLPAGEFLRGFAVSVGECFATGEVPAA, encoded by the coding sequence ATGAATTCCCCGCTCCGCGTCGCCTTTGCCGGTACGCCCGAGTTCGCTGCGCGCGCGCTCGAGTCCATCCTCGATGCCGGCCATGCGGTGCCGCTCGTCCTGACCCAGCCCGACCGCCCGGCCGGCCGCGGCATGAAGCTGACCCCGAGCGCGGTGAAGCAGCTCGCACTGGCGCGCGGCATCGATGTCGACCAGCCCGAGAGACTGCGCACCGACGAGCAGCGTGCGCGGCTGGCCGCCTGTGCGCCGGACGTGCTGGTGGTGGCCGCCTACGGCCTGATCCTGCCGCAGGCGGTGCTCGACCTGCCGCGCCTGGGCTGCCTCAACATCCACGCCTCGCTGCTGCCGCGCTGGCGCGGCGCGGCGCCCATCCACCGCGCGATCGAGGCCGGCGACGCCGAGACCGGCATCACCATCATGCAGATGGACGCGGGCCTGGATACCGGGCCGATGCTGCTCAGGCGTGCCGAGCCCATCCTGCCGGCCGATACCACCGCCAGCCTGCACGACCGGCTGGCCGCGCTGGGCGGAGAGTGCATCGTCGAGGCGCTGGCGGCCCTGGCCGCGGGTGGCCTGGCGGCGACGCCGCAGCCGGCCGAAGGGGTGACCTACGCGGCCAAGATCGGCCGTGCCGAGGCGGCCGCGGACTGGACGCGCCCGGCCGCCGACCTCGAACGCATGATGCGCGCCTTCGACCCCTTTCCCGGCCTCGCGTCATCGCTGCGCGGCACGGTCGTCAAGTTCTGGTCGGCTGGTGTCGTCGACGCCGGGGGCGTGCCCGGGACGGTGCTCGCCGCGGACGACGACGGCATCGTCGTGGCCTGCGGCCGGGGCGCGCTGTGTTGCACCGTGTTGCAGCGTCCGGGCAGCCGGCGTCTGCCCGCCGGGGAATTCCTGCGCGGTTTCGCGGTCTCTGTCGGCGAGTGTTTCGCCACCGGCGAAGTGCCCGCCGCTTGA
- a CDS encoding Smg family protein, whose product MFDILVYLFESYIHADACPESEQLARKLAAAGFEDEEISEALEWLSGLRRIACELRPGIAPAEDSVRLYSDDECTRLSPECRGFLAFLGSSGVLDAANRELIIERATALEGFTITLERLKVIVLMVLWQREQPMDTLIIDELLNDDGGDGFQPVLH is encoded by the coding sequence TTGTTCGACATCCTCGTCTACCTTTTCGAAAGCTACATCCACGCCGATGCCTGCCCCGAATCCGAACAGCTCGCGCGCAAGCTCGCCGCCGCCGGCTTCGAAGACGAGGAGATCTCCGAGGCGCTCGAATGGCTCTCCGGCCTGCGCCGCATCGCCTGCGAACTGCGGCCCGGCATCGCTCCGGCAGAGGATTCGGTGCGCCTGTACTCGGACGACGAATGCACTCGCCTGAGCCCCGAATGCCGCGGCTTCCTGGCCTTCCTCGGCAGTTCGGGGGTGCTGGACGCCGCCAACCGCGAACTGATCATCGAACGCGCGACGGCGCTGGAGGGTTTCACGATCACGCTGGAACGGCTCAAGGTCATCGTGCTGATGGTGCTGTGGCAGCGGGAGCAGCCCATGGACACGCTGATCATCGACGAGCTGCTCAACGATGACGGCGGAGACGGCTTCCAGCCAGTGCTGCACTGA
- the dprA gene encoding DNA-processing protein DprA, with the protein MTLPDDLADWLRLTSIPGIGGETQRRLLSAFGLPGRVFTAGRGALAGVIGGEAAELLLSPPRQQAIDTALAWAAEPDSHILTLADTDYPRTLLDIADPPVLLYVKGNPAMLQRPAIAIVGARSATAQGEANAEAFARALSEHGLTVISGLALGIDAAAHRGALAAGEGGTIAVVGTGADRIYPARNAAIARDIAAHGAIVSELPLGTNALRHNFPRRNRIIAGLAQGVLVVEAALGSGSLISARLAAESGREVFAIPGSIHSPLARGCHRLIREGAKLVETAEDVLEELRGRLGWPASSGRAHPAGTARAAEQGAAPAAPRQPALPMEDDAARVLRAMGHDPADIDQLASRCGLTVDALYAILLSLELDGHIARLPGGRFQRA; encoded by the coding sequence TTGACGCTCCCCGACGACCTCGCCGACTGGCTGCGGCTGACGTCCATCCCGGGCATCGGCGGCGAAACGCAGCGGCGGCTCCTGTCCGCCTTCGGCCTGCCCGGCCGGGTCTTCACGGCCGGGCGCGGCGCCCTGGCGGGCGTGATCGGCGGCGAGGCCGCCGAACTGCTGCTTTCGCCCCCCCGCCAGCAGGCCATCGATACGGCGCTGGCCTGGGCCGCCGAACCGGACAGCCACATCCTGACGCTGGCCGACACCGACTATCCGCGCACGCTGCTGGACATCGCCGATCCGCCAGTGCTGCTCTATGTGAAAGGCAACCCGGCGATGCTGCAGCGCCCGGCGATCGCCATCGTCGGCGCACGATCGGCCACCGCGCAGGGCGAAGCCAACGCCGAAGCCTTCGCCCGCGCCCTCAGCGAGCACGGGCTCACCGTCATCAGCGGCCTGGCGCTCGGCATCGATGCCGCCGCGCACCGCGGAGCGCTGGCCGCCGGCGAAGGTGGCACCATCGCGGTGGTCGGCACCGGCGCCGACCGCATCTACCCTGCACGCAATGCTGCCATCGCGCGCGACATCGCCGCGCACGGCGCCATCGTCAGCGAACTGCCGCTCGGCACCAACGCGCTGCGCCACAACTTCCCGCGCCGCAACCGCATCATCGCCGGCCTCGCGCAGGGCGTACTGGTGGTGGAGGCGGCACTCGGCAGCGGCTCGCTGATCAGCGCCCGGCTGGCCGCGGAAAGCGGCCGCGAAGTGTTCGCCATACCCGGCTCCATCCATTCGCCGCTGGCGCGCGGCTGCCACCGGTTGATCCGCGAGGGCGCCAAGCTGGTGGAGACCGCCGAGGACGTGCTGGAGGAGTTGCGCGGCCGCCTCGGCTGGCCGGCGTCAAGCGGTCGCGCGCATCCCGCCGGCACGGCCCGCGCGGCGGAGCAGGGCGCGGCGCCTGCGGCACCGCGGCAGCCCGCGCTGCCGATGGAAGACGACGCGGCCCGGGTGCTCCGGGCAATGGGTCACGACCCTGCCGACATCGACCAACTGGCATCCCGCTGCGGCTTGACGGTGGACGCCCTGTACGCCATCCTGCTGTCCTTGGAACTGGATGGACACATCGCCCGCCTGCCGGGCGGCCGCTTCCAGCGCGCCTGA
- the def gene encoding peptide deformylase: MALLPILRYPDPRLHTRAAPVAAVDDEIRQLIKDMAETMYEAPGIGLAATQVNVHKRVVVIDITEDKSGLLALINAEIVERSGEQICEEGCLSVPGIYESVKRAERVKVRALDEQGEPFELEAEGLLAVCIQHELDHLDGKVFVEYLSALKQTRIKSKLAKKARITA, translated from the coding sequence ATGGCTCTCCTACCCATCCTCCGCTACCCCGACCCCCGCCTTCACACCAGGGCGGCGCCGGTGGCTGCCGTAGACGACGAAATCCGCCAACTGATCAAGGACATGGCCGAAACCATGTACGAGGCTCCGGGCATCGGACTGGCCGCCACGCAAGTCAATGTGCATAAACGCGTCGTCGTGATCGATATCACGGAAGACAAGTCGGGCCTGCTGGCGCTGATCAACGCCGAGATCGTCGAGCGCTCCGGCGAGCAGATATGCGAGGAAGGCTGCCTGTCGGTGCCCGGCATCTACGAGAGCGTGAAGCGCGCCGAGCGCGTGAAGGTGAGGGCGCTCGACGAGCAGGGCGAACCCTTCGAACTCGAGGCCGAGGGCCTGCTCGCGGTCTGCATCCAGCACGAACTCGACCATCTCGACGGCAAGGTCTTCGTCGAATACCTGTCCGCGCTGAAGCAGACGCGCATCAAGTCCAAGCTGGCGAAGAAGGCGCGCATCACCGCCTAG
- a CDS encoding LysM peptidoglycan-binding domain-containing protein gives MMRIIFPLLVGIAALFAGNAAAQGATLRSDAPDSHTVVKGDTLWGISGRFLNEPWRWPEVWRMNRDQIRNPHLIYPGQVILLDRSGPWLSVGRRIGGGTRDEKLQPQVYSEPLGEAVSTIPLQVIEPFLTKPLVVDQARIDGAATIVATETSRVLMGSGDTVFAKNVRDDVQVWQILRPTRPLEDPVTHKVVAYEANHLGTARVAEFGTPATLEIVSAVEEIEVGDLMVPSERPSVFAYAPHAPAQEIDGRVMSIYRGVTETGRLHVIALNIGERDGLERGHVVALHRNRGVAEFKGEDGKETFALPDKRYGLGVVFRVFDNVAYALVMESDGPVVIGDMARKP, from the coding sequence ATGATGCGAATTATATTCCCTCTCCTCGTCGGCATCGCGGCACTGTTCGCCGGGAATGCGGCAGCGCAGGGCGCGACACTGAGGAGCGACGCACCCGACAGCCATACCGTGGTGAAGGGCGACACGCTGTGGGGGATCTCCGGCCGCTTCCTGAACGAACCCTGGCGCTGGCCGGAAGTCTGGCGCATGAACCGCGACCAGATCCGCAACCCGCACCTGATCTATCCGGGGCAGGTCATCCTGCTCGACCGCAGCGGCCCCTGGTTGAGCGTGGGCCGGCGCATCGGCGGCGGCACGCGCGACGAGAAGCTGCAGCCGCAGGTATACAGCGAGCCGCTGGGCGAGGCGGTATCCACCATCCCGCTGCAGGTGATCGAACCCTTCCTGACCAAGCCACTGGTGGTCGACCAGGCGCGCATCGACGGCGCGGCCACCATCGTCGCCACCGAGACCAGCCGCGTGCTGATGGGTTCGGGCGACACGGTGTTCGCCAAGAACGTGCGCGACGACGTGCAGGTCTGGCAGATCCTGCGGCCCACGCGCCCGCTGGAAGATCCGGTGACGCACAAGGTGGTCGCCTACGAGGCGAACCACCTGGGGACGGCGCGGGTCGCCGAGTTCGGCACGCCGGCCACGCTCGAGATCGTGTCGGCGGTGGAAGAGATCGAGGTCGGCGACCTCATGGTGCCGAGCGAGCGCCCGTCCGTCTTCGCCTATGCGCCGCACGCGCCGGCGCAGGAAATCGACGGCCGCGTGATGTCCATCTACCGCGGCGTCACCGAGACCGGCCGCCTGCACGTGATCGCGCTCAACATCGGCGAACGCGACGGCCTCGAGCGCGGCCACGTCGTCGCGCTGCACCGCAACCGCGGCGTCGCCGAGTTCAAGGGCGAGGATGGCAAGGAGACCTTCGCGCTGCCCGACAAGCGCTACGGCCTGGGCGTGGTCTTCCGCGTGTTCGATAACGTCGCCTATGCGCTGGTGATGGAATCCGACGGGCCGGTGGTGATCGGCGACATGGCGCGCAAGCCCTGA